In Plasmodium gaboni strain SY75 chromosome Unknown, whole genome shotgun sequence, the sequence AGCTATATTAATACTTTcatataaagaaaaatgagaataatgttttcttttataaaagaGTGCATCTATGATTAATATATCTGTTGAAcccattttttttatataatcgAATACATATGTTGGTAACTTTGAACAATCAGATATATAAActaatttatttgtatttcCTATAATATAACctatacaaatataattatttccATGATGAAAAGGTATGAAACGTATgattttatcattatcaaatgttgtatatataaaaccatattcatcttttttttcatatgtatgtatattaatacaattatttatatatttctcatcatcattattagATTGATTCGTTTGACATgctttattattttcattatataattcatcctctatatttttgatacattttcctttttcattttgaaATCCATTAGATTGTTTTATATCTTCTAGTGTTGTTTTGTCacttaatattttattatatttttcgTCTTTTATAACATGAATATTCAATGCTGCAAtttttgaataaaaaatattttcgGTTCTCTTCTTAACTAGATAATCATATCCCCTTCTGAGTCTATCATAAGACACATCATTCACATAAACATCGATTATTTTCTTCGGagtataataataaacatcATCATATTGGACTTTATTAAATTCTTGTAAATCTCTCAGATCGTCAATGCCGTTTAGAGCATCTGTGTGACTGTGGCTTATGAGAAC encodes:
- a CDS encoding hypothetical protein (conserved Plasmodium protein, unknown function), with protein sequence MITENGIIFLGTGSSSSIPKLSHAFKNILNRNNNEINVEEYEKNLCCEDFECVDKFVEDISSKGLENIDELNNLYLKKKYPHVKDIRCYTCYDAINNNSKNKRNNISILLKSNNSYVLIDVGKTFRDSILRNKDKINFYKINLHSVLISHSHTDALNGIDDLRDLQEFNKVQYDDVYYYTPKKIIDVYVNDVSYDRLRRGYDYLVKKRTENIFYSKIAALNIHVIKDEKYNKILSDKTTLEDIKQSNGFQNEKGKCIKNIEDELYNENNKACQTNQSNNDDEKYINNCINIHTYEKKDEYGFIYTTFDNDKIIRFIPFHHGNNYICIGYIIGNTNKLVYISDCSKLPTYVFDYIKKMGSTDILIIDALFYKRKHYSHFSLYESINIALQIKPKKVFFIGMSCDIEHNITNLFLEKLSKKYKEITFSLAHDGLFLPFNF